From the genome of Bdellovibrionota bacterium:
AGAAGGTCGCGGCTCCTTGTTCAAACCCAAACTCGACGGCCAAGAGATCGGTTCACTCGTTCCGGGCGCGCCGGCGCCGGAGGGTGAAGAGGGCGGGAAAGCCGTTTTCTTGACACTCGAGGCCGGAGAACACGAATTCAACATCCCTGCCGGGTCGGCCGAAGAACCGACTCTAATCATCGAAGAATTGGAAGAAGGAAGAGACGCGTACAAGAAGCTGATGGCGGATATTGGATTTGAGGCGGAAAATCTGGAAACGCCGGTGACTCAAGGCCGGCTGCGCCGCGCGCTTGTTATTCTCGGAAGCCTGTTGCGGCCGCGCGTAGCTTCGGAGGACCGGATTTGGATTTTGTCGGAGGAGGAGCAGGCGAAGCAAATGGAGGCTTATCGATCCTATTGGAGCGTGCATTTCCCTTCGGTTCGACCGCCTGTCAGTCCGGTGCTGCCGCAAGGAAATTAAATCATGCGAAAACCGCCGATGAATACAATCCTCCCAGCGATTTTCTTGTGCGCGGGAGTTGTGCTCACGTCGTCCTGTGCGAAAACGATCCAGATTGAAACTCGGGCACCGGCCGCCTCTTCGAAAGGAATACAGAAAATCGCCGTGTTTCCGCTGACGAATTACTCCACTACAAAAGACGCCGGCAAGATTGTGGGTTCCATGTTGGCCGGTGATTGGAAGGGGCGAAATCCCGGTCAAGAAGTCGTCGATGTGGAGACGGCGGCCCGTTTCTTGGGCGAGAAACATGTCCGGGTGCCGGAGACGATCGATCGTGTCAAAGCCGTTGAATTGGGGTCGATTTTGGGAGTCGATGCCATATTGGCCGGGAGCGTTTTGGAATATGGAACGGTCTCGCGAGCTCGCCGCAAGGTCATCGTCCAAGAACCCGTCATCGGCATTGAAGTCATCCTCGTACGCGTGAAAGATGGTCTGGTCTTGTGGAACGGCTTTCATGCCCGCACCAGCGACAGCCTGACCGTCCCTTCACGGGACACGCCCGAAAGCGTCGCCGCCCAAGCCGTGTCGGAACTGGTCGGGAACTATCTGTCGAGGGACACGAATGCAAAAGATTGACGGCCGGTTTCGGTGCCTGATCGCCGGAATATTGATTTTGGGTGGATGTGCGAAACTATCGACGCCGGGCACAACGGCGCCGAACGCAGCCGAAACACTCAAACAGATCAAGTGTGTGGCCGTCGTCCCTTTTGACAATCGCACCTCCGACAAAGCCGCCGGAGATGTCATGGCAAGACTCGTCAGCATGGCCGGAATGTCTTCGGGTCGGTTTCGTGCCATGGATTCGGGAAGTGTGACCACCTATCTCGGGTTCCAGAACGTCCAAATCGCTTCCGTCACCGATGCGCGATTCGCCGCAAATTTGGGAAAACTGCTCGACGTGGACGCGGTCCTTATGGGCAGCGTTGAGGAATACGGTTATCGGAATGCGGGCGGACGGTCGGTATCCGAACCGGCGGTGGCGATGTCCGCCCGGCTTGTCGCCGTGGGGACCGCCGAGGTGGTGTGGA
Proteins encoded in this window:
- a CDS encoding GNA1162 family protein, with the protein product MRKPPMNTILPAIFLCAGVVLTSSCAKTIQIETRAPAASSKGIQKIAVFPLTNYSTTKDAGKIVGSMLAGDWKGRNPGQEVVDVETAARFLGEKHVRVPETIDRVKAVELGSILGVDAILAGSVLEYGTVSRARRKVIVQEPVIGIEVILVRVKDGLVLWNGFHARTSDSLTVPSRDTPESVAAQAVSELVGNYLSRDTNAKD